In Mangrovivirga cuniculi, the following proteins share a genomic window:
- a CDS encoding M20 metallopeptidase family protein translates to MKVKIDDLVKFRRTLHKHPELSDNEKQTQKWILKRLEKIENGKVSSIGKTGVIVTFEGDEPGPEIMLRGDIDALPIQEESDLEYKSVNDGVAHLCGHDGHTTIILGTTRLLDQTGIKKGKVHLLFQPAEENGHGARAVIDDPLFEEVNPDVVYSLHNIPGVERGKILCKQGSFSCAADSIIIKLKGVTAHAAEPEHGINPMGFISKMISQFAELQNPDLSNNDFQLMTPIYAHVGNTSYGVSAGYGELHYTLRTKLNARMAGLKKSVKDIVREVCDGKINYEIDWTESFFANVNDEHAVNAIKNAADKCGLKYEEIDLPFKWGEDFGLFTDKFSGAMFGIGAGEDVSALHNPDYDFPDEIIRPSIEMFMDLVDQKNHLNESFVLH, encoded by the coding sequence ATGAAAGTAAAGATTGACGATCTTGTAAAGTTCAGGAGGACTTTACACAAGCATCCTGAACTTTCAGATAATGAAAAGCAAACTCAAAAGTGGATTTTAAAAAGACTCGAGAAGATTGAGAATGGGAAGGTTTCTTCAATTGGTAAAACAGGGGTAATAGTCACCTTTGAAGGTGATGAGCCCGGGCCTGAAATTATGTTGCGTGGAGATATCGATGCCTTACCTATTCAGGAGGAATCTGATCTGGAATATAAATCTGTAAATGATGGTGTTGCCCACCTTTGCGGGCATGATGGTCATACAACTATAATATTAGGAACTACCAGGCTTTTAGATCAGACCGGAATAAAAAAAGGGAAAGTTCATTTACTATTTCAACCAGCTGAAGAAAACGGCCATGGCGCAAGGGCAGTAATCGACGACCCTCTGTTTGAAGAGGTAAATCCGGATGTAGTTTATTCTCTGCATAACATTCCTGGAGTAGAAAGAGGTAAAATTCTTTGTAAGCAAGGGAGTTTTTCTTGTGCTGCAGATAGTATTATAATTAAATTAAAAGGAGTAACTGCTCATGCTGCTGAACCTGAACACGGAATTAACCCTATGGGTTTTATCAGTAAAATGATCAGTCAATTCGCAGAATTGCAAAATCCTGACTTAAGTAATAATGATTTTCAATTAATGACCCCCATTTACGCCCACGTAGGAAATACAAGTTATGGTGTAAGTGCTGGATATGGGGAGTTGCATTATACTTTGCGTACTAAACTCAATGCCAGGATGGCAGGTCTGAAAAAAAGTGTAAAGGATATAGTCAGGGAAGTTTGTGATGGAAAAATAAATTATGAAATTGATTGGACCGAATCATTCTTCGCAAACGTCAATGACGAACATGCAGTCAATGCAATAAAAAATGCGGCTGATAAATGCGGGTTAAAATATGAAGAAATAGATCTCCCATTTAAATGGGGAGAAGATTTCGGGCTTTTCACGGATAAATTTAGCGGAGCAATGTTTGGAATAGGTGCCGGAGAAGATGTTTCTGCCCTGCATAATCCAGACTATGATTTTCCGGATGAAATTATCCGTCCATCCATTGAAATGTTCATGGATTTAGTTGATCAAAAAAATCACTTAAATGAATCATTCGTCTTGCATTGA
- the alr gene encoding alanine racemase produces MNHSSCIELSTEAYRHNLEFIKSQISKNTVFSSVVKGNAYGHGIEEFIKIALNAGVDHFSVYSSYEARRVFDVIKDENCTLLVMGDITENDFEWLIENEIEFFVFEQVRLQKVKEVAQKLDKKAICHVELETGMNRTGFNPEDIDSVLEFFEENKDTLIFKALCTHFAGAESIGNYVRIEEQCRKFLNVKKHCEESGVKPEMYHTCCSAAMIRYPSMHFDMVRVGILQYGFWPSREILIEYLKNKAIKESPLWRLINWKSYIMSIQKVKTGEYIGYGTTYLAGHDMKIAIVPIGYANGFSRTLSNTGRVLIRGERLPVIGIVNMNCLQIDVTGIEDVSIGDEVVIIGDQGDLEVTVSSFGELSDQLNYELLTRLPLDIPRFIK; encoded by the coding sequence ATGAATCATTCGTCTTGCATTGAACTAAGTACCGAGGCTTACAGACACAATCTGGAATTTATCAAAAGCCAGATAAGTAAAAACACTGTGTTTTCAAGTGTTGTTAAAGGCAATGCCTATGGCCATGGTATTGAAGAGTTCATAAAAATTGCGCTCAATGCTGGAGTTGATCATTTTTCTGTATATAGCTCTTATGAAGCAAGACGTGTTTTTGATGTTATAAAAGACGAAAACTGTACGCTCCTGGTAATGGGAGATATAACTGAAAATGACTTTGAATGGTTGATCGAAAATGAGATAGAGTTTTTTGTTTTTGAGCAGGTCAGGTTACAAAAAGTAAAAGAAGTTGCTCAAAAACTCGACAAAAAGGCTATTTGTCATGTTGAGCTGGAAACAGGGATGAACCGAACCGGCTTTAATCCCGAAGATATCGATAGTGTTTTAGAGTTCTTTGAAGAAAATAAAGATACACTTATATTCAAAGCACTTTGCACCCATTTTGCAGGTGCAGAAAGCATTGGAAACTATGTGCGGATAGAAGAACAATGCAGAAAGTTTCTGAATGTCAAAAAACATTGTGAGGAATCGGGTGTTAAACCAGAGATGTATCATACCTGTTGTTCAGCAGCAATGATACGATATCCTTCGATGCATTTTGATATGGTCAGAGTAGGTATTTTACAATATGGTTTCTGGCCAAGTAGAGAAATCCTTATTGAGTATCTTAAAAACAAAGCGATAAAGGAAAGTCCACTGTGGAGATTAATCAACTGGAAAAGCTATATTATGAGTATCCAGAAAGTAAAGACCGGAGAATATATTGGTTATGGTACTACTTATCTTGCTGGACATGATATGAAAATAGCCATTGTTCCGATTGGATATGCAAATGGCTTTAGCAGAACTTTAAGCAACACAGGACGTGTACTAATAAGGGGAGAACGGTTACCGGTTATTGGTATTGTAAATATGAACTGCCTTCAAATCGATGTAACCGGAATTGAAGATGTTTCCATAGGAGACGAGGTTGTAATAATAGGTGATCAGGGTGACCTTGAAGTTACTGTGTCCTCGTTTGGAGAATTGAGTGATCAGCTCAATTACGAATTACTCACCCGTTTACCACTAGACATACCCAGATTTATAAAATAA
- a CDS encoding response regulator, which translates to MSPREISKVFIIDDEPICNKLCKNMLSYHYPHFSVNEYTDPDEALRDLEKGEDPDLIILDIQMKNMSGWQFLDKYNSSKKKGKVLIVSSSPDFNDFKKAKDHERVYKYIVKPLDTLKVANLLEPAKIL; encoded by the coding sequence ATGAGTCCAAGAGAAATCAGTAAAGTTTTTATTATCGACGATGAGCCTATTTGCAATAAGTTGTGTAAAAACATGCTTTCATATCACTACCCTCATTTTAGTGTAAATGAATATACTGATCCGGATGAAGCATTGAGAGATTTAGAAAAGGGAGAAGACCCGGACTTGATCATTCTTGACATCCAGATGAAAAATATGTCAGGCTGGCAATTTCTTGACAAGTATAATTCAAGTAAAAAAAAGGGTAAAGTTCTAATAGTAAGCAGTTCGCCAGATTTTAATGATTTTAAGAAAGCAAAAGATCATGAAAGAGTGTACAAGTATATAGTTAAACCTCTTGACACTCTCAAGGTGGCTAATTTACTTGAACCAGCTAAAATTTTATAG
- a CDS encoding GNAT family N-acetyltransferase, which produces MSETTLTVINSETGEDSKFTNDAIATFLAEHLDEFGDDKSDILKAIDYVYDRGGNIIVGADGDKIVGAVVLNETGMGGYIPENILVYIAVHGDKRGAGLGKKLMQKAIEVSKGDIALHVEPNNPAKFLYEKIGFTNKYLEMRFKNA; this is translated from the coding sequence ATGTCAGAGACAACATTAACAGTAATTAATAGTGAGACAGGTGAAGATAGCAAATTTACTAATGATGCTATTGCTACATTTTTAGCAGAACACCTTGACGAGTTCGGAGACGATAAGTCAGATATACTCAAGGCCATAGATTATGTATACGACCGCGGAGGAAATATAATTGTTGGGGCGGATGGTGATAAAATAGTAGGAGCCGTAGTTCTGAACGAAACAGGAATGGGTGGATATATTCCTGAAAATATCCTCGTCTACATTGCTGTTCACGGTGATAAAAGAGGAGCTGGACTTGGTAAAAAATTAATGCAAAAAGCAATTGAAGTTTCAAAAGGAGATATAGCTCTACACGTGGAACCAAATAACCCGGCTAAATTTTTATATGAAAAGATTGGGTTTACCAATAAGTATCTTGAAATGAGATTTAAAAACGCATGA
- a CDS encoding MarR family winged helix-turn-helix transcriptional regulator encodes MEYTDILIDLRRIIRAINLESKRIQKKYGLSIPQLLTLKFLKQSDKGMATQKDIKAHLNLNASTVTGIIKRLESKGYVARLPRIEDKRSSLIALTKTGQDSFDKIPPLMQEKLETSLEKLDDIEINQIKSSINTLVNLMDAGKIDASPLLTTGEIISNSKE; translated from the coding sequence ATGGAATATACTGACATTCTTATTGATTTGAGAAGGATAATAAGAGCCATAAACCTTGAAAGTAAAAGGATTCAAAAAAAATATGGTCTTAGTATTCCCCAATTACTCACTTTGAAATTTCTTAAGCAGTCAGACAAAGGGATGGCAACGCAAAAAGATATTAAAGCCCATTTAAATTTAAATGCGAGCACTGTTACAGGAATAATAAAGCGTTTGGAATCAAAAGGTTATGTAGCAAGACTTCCAAGAATCGAAGATAAGCGAAGCAGCCTCATCGCATTAACTAAAACCGGCCAGGATTCTTTTGACAAAATTCCTCCCCTGATGCAGGAAAAGCTGGAGACCAGTCTGGAAAAACTTGACGATATAGAAATTAATCAGATTAAATCATCAATTAATACATTGGTTAACTTAATGGATGCAGGCAAAATTGATGCTTCTCCATTATTAACAACCGGTGAGATAATATCAAATTCCAAGGAATAA
- a CDS encoding sodium:solute symporter family protein yields the protein MNIIDLAIFAIYMIAMLGVGFFFLRKNEGLDDYYVGGRGMSSWHIGLSVVATDVGGGFSIGLGGLGFTMGISGSWMLFTGLLGAWLAAVFLIPVVRGNAAFSKFHTMPQVYEYFFDKKVAITAAVISAIGYAGFTSSQILAGAKLASGTFQELNLSTALIIMGSIAVVYTVMGGIKAVIYTDTIQWIILLSGLIFIGIPLSYYAIGGLEGIRGTVKPEMLSLANISWQDIVYWVVTIIPIWFVGMTLYQRIYACKDVKTAKKAWYIAGLFEWPIMAFMGVALGLFARVAADQGMFDYLGAENIAQTDPEQGLPMLLRTILPVGLLGLMMSAYFSAILSTADSCLMASSGNIVSDFIQKFTNKFDSEKSVLRLSQIVTLAVGVLAILIASVMENVLSLMLYSYAFMVSGLFVPIMGALFWKRSSPTGAFWGMITGGLATAMLQANKITLPTTLTGPEVMARFNELSNQVDLSGIATQSLSPGKIISSINSSQIIHVDYLDVYFKLPYNLDPNVFGITASAFVFIVLSLIYPKSK from the coding sequence ATGAATATTATAGACCTGGCCATTTTTGCCATTTACATGATTGCCATGTTAGGTGTTGGGTTCTTCTTTTTACGAAAAAATGAAGGACTGGATGATTATTATGTAGGTGGTAGAGGGATGTCGAGCTGGCATATCGGATTAAGTGTAGTTGCAACTGATGTCGGAGGTGGATTTTCGATTGGCCTTGGCGGATTAGGATTTACGATGGGAATTTCCGGGAGTTGGATGCTTTTTACCGGATTGCTCGGAGCCTGGCTCGCCGCTGTATTTCTTATCCCGGTAGTTAGGGGAAATGCTGCATTCAGTAAATTCCACACCATGCCCCAGGTTTATGAGTATTTCTTTGATAAAAAGGTAGCGATCACTGCAGCCGTTATATCCGCTATTGGCTATGCAGGATTTACAAGTTCACAGATATTAGCCGGCGCAAAATTAGCTTCAGGTACTTTCCAGGAACTTAATTTATCTACGGCTTTGATCATAATGGGATCAATAGCTGTGGTATACACAGTGATGGGAGGAATAAAAGCAGTAATCTATACCGATACAATTCAATGGATAATTTTATTGTCCGGCCTAATTTTTATCGGAATTCCACTCTCTTATTATGCAATTGGTGGGCTTGAAGGAATTCGGGGTACAGTAAAACCCGAAATGCTTTCGCTTGCAAATATCAGTTGGCAGGATATTGTGTATTGGGTGGTTACAATTATTCCGATCTGGTTTGTCGGAATGACTTTATACCAACGAATTTATGCCTGTAAGGATGTAAAAACCGCTAAAAAAGCATGGTACATTGCAGGCTTATTTGAATGGCCAATAATGGCGTTCATGGGGGTAGCACTCGGACTTTTTGCACGTGTAGCTGCAGACCAGGGTATGTTTGATTACCTGGGAGCAGAAAATATAGCTCAGACAGATCCCGAACAAGGACTTCCGATGTTATTGAGAACCATTTTGCCGGTTGGTCTTTTAGGGTTAATGATGTCAGCCTATTTTTCTGCTATTCTTTCAACAGCTGATAGTTGCCTTATGGCTTCTTCAGGAAACATCGTTTCAGATTTCATTCAGAAGTTTACAAATAAGTTTGATTCAGAAAAATCGGTTTTAAGATTATCACAGATAGTCACTTTAGCCGTCGGAGTATTAGCAATTCTCATTGCAAGCGTAATGGAGAATGTATTAAGCCTGATGTTATACAGTTATGCTTTTATGGTTTCGGGATTATTTGTTCCGATCATGGGAGCCCTTTTCTGGAAAAGAAGCAGTCCGACAGGAGCCTTTTGGGGAATGATTACCGGAGGATTGGCTACAGCAATGTTACAGGCAAATAAAATAACTCTGCCTACTACTCTAACCGGGCCCGAAGTTATGGCCAGGTTTAATGAATTATCAAACCAGGTTGATTTGTCAGGAATTGCAACTCAATCATTAAGTCCCGGGAAAATTATCAGTTCAATAAACTCATCACAGATAATTCACGTTGACTATCTGGATGTGTACTTTAAACTTCCGTATAATCTGGATCCTAATGTATTCGGTATTACCGCTTCAGCATTCGTGTTTATTGTATTATCTTTAATATATCCAAAATCAAAATAA